GCAGTCGCCGCAGCCCAAGTGCGGATGTCAGCCGCCACCCTGGAGGCGATTCAAACGGGGAACGCCCCTAAAGGCGATGTACTGGCAACCGCAAGAATTGCAGGAATTATGGCCGCAAAGCAGACATCGCAGCTAATTCCCCTGTGTCACCCCTTACCCATCAGTAAAGTAGAAGTATCGCTGACACCTGACTCCCACTTGCCCGGATATCAGATTCGCGCCGAAGTCATCACCAAGGCAGAAACGGGGGTGGAAATGGAAGCGCTGACAGCCGTCTCAGTCGCCGCACTCACGCTGTACGACATGGCAAAAGCCCTAGAAAAGGGAATGGTTATCGAATCAATTCGCCTAGTGAGCAAGACTGGCGGGAAATCGGGAGATTACCTCCGAGAGGAAGATAAAAGCAGCAGCGCCTATACAGGAGAATCCTAAAATGGAGATAGAACCTGCTCGGTTCTATCGACCTTTCAGAGAAGTTTTTGTATGCCTCCTCGTTGGCCCCGTAAACCAGACCGCAACGATCCAGCTTATCGCCGCTTGGATGACCGAATGAATTTCGCCGTCCACGTTGGGATTTTTGCAGCTTGTAATTCTGGCTTGTGGTTTTTCCACAATTTGGAGAAGGCTACATGGCCTTGGGCGATTTGGGTAACAGGCAGTTGGGCGCTGTTATTAGCCGCTCATGCAGTTTATATCTTTGCGATCGCAGATTACTCTAACCCTGTTACCGAATCTTTAGCCGCAGCTCCTATGGGTTTCCAGCCCAAGCCCAAAACTAAGTCAAAAAAACCTACCAAAAAATAGACCCCATAAGCTTGCTTTTGGTTGTAACTGCGTTATGCCAAAAGCAAGCAAAACACATTTCAGTATCCGGAGAATAAATCCTATGGCTACCAAAAACACTAGCGAATCAATCGAAGCACTAGCCGCTGAAATAGGCGAAAACGTTTACATCGACGTTGCCAAGTGGCATCTCTATTTACGGGATGCCCATTTGCACACTGTTTTGGCAGAACAGCTATATCCCCTGCTAACTAATAATTCTTTAGAAGAAGACCGCGTGCAGCAAATTCTTCAAAATATCCCCGTTAAATTGGGCGGTGGTAAGCGCGAAGTTACCTTAGCAGACTTGGTACCTATGCAGTGCCAAGTTAGCCTGATGGATCTTCTAGAGGAATATCAGCGCAAGTTGTAGACAAATTAGAGCAGCATACTTTACGAAGAGGAGGATGCGATCGCTCTAAACTGGTACTGCTTCCCCATAGGTAGCAAACACCGTAAAAGATACGAATATCCACTTTTAAACAGGGTGTTGAAGCATCTGGGGTATCGGTTTGACGCCTGGATGGTTCCCATTTGAATTTGTGGGGAATGGCATATGCGATCGCACTATATATTTATATATTCCTGGCGATCGCCTATGCCAACAAACATCCTATTTTTTAAGAAAGCGTTGTCGCAGGCGGGAAATAAACATATCCACTTCTGGCAAATTTAACCGCGTCGCCAATAGCGTAAATACTCCCAAACCAGCTATCCCCGCTAAACTCAACTGCAACAACTGCAACAGCAAATTGCCGCTGCCAAAAGTTTGTTCGCAACCCCAACTGACACCCCAACTGGCTAATCCACCCACAAAGCTGCTACCAGTTAAAGCCAGAAAAGGCAATCCCCATTCATGCAAAGGCAAACCGTTGAGCTTGCGATTTAAAAACCACAACAGCACCACCATTGATGTTAAATTTACACCCACAGTTGCTAACACCAAACCTGGGGCACCAAAACGCTTAACAAGAAAGTAATCCAGGACAGCATTGAGTAAAATATTAACAATACTGATGCGAAATGGTGTCTCTCCATCGCCCAACGCATAAAATACCCGAACTAGGACATCCCGCCCTAAGTAGACAAACATCCCAATCGAGTAAGCGATTAAGACTGAGCCAACTAATTGGGAAGCATCAGACTTAAAAGCTCCGCGCTGATAAATTACTTGTACGATCGGGAATGCCAGCGTCACCATCAACGCGCTTAAAGGCAACATAGTTACCGCAGTCAATAGCAAACCCTGACGAATTCTTATCTTTAATTCAGGCCAATTTTCTGGTGCAGCTAGTCGAGAAAAGACGGGCAGGAGGGGAACCAAAATCATGTTTGAAATTATTCCCAGGGGCGTTTGAACTAACAACCCCGCATAACTCATAGCGGCGGCTGCTTGAGGAATATTAGAGGCAAAAAATAGGTCTGTGTAGAGGTTGACTTGCAACATTCCCGATGAAAGTGTTGCTGGACCCATTACCCTAAGTACCTCATTGACGCCAGGCTGTTTCCAGTTAAACCGCAGGCGTAATGTACCCAATCCTGCACGCCATTGGGCGCTTAGTTGCACTAACCACTGCAAGAATGCGCCGCTGAGGGTTCCCCAAGCTAAAACCTGTGCGCCCAACTGGACGTATTGGGGAGCGTTGATTTGGTCGCCCAGATAGATAGCTAAAATGCCCAAGCCTCCAATGAGCGTGATGCTGGAGAGTAAAGGGCTAACCGATGGTAGCCAGTACATATCGGCAGCATTGAGGGTTCCGAAGCCTATGCCGATGAGTCCGGCAAGTACCGCCATTGGTGCCATGATTTGAAGTTGGAGAATAGCGATCGCTCTCACTTCTTGACTCAACCCTGGCCCGATGGCGTCGATAAAAAATCCTGCAAATAAAATTACCACGATGGTAACTAGCAGCAGGATTCCGCCGACGAGAGTTGTGATAGTTTCAACTATGGGAGCGGCTTCTGATTTCTCTCGTTTGGCGAGTACGCTGACGATGGCGCTATGGAAAGGGCCATTGATACCGCCCAGCAAGATCAACAAAAAGCCGGGGATGACATAGGCGTAGCTATAGGCGTCAACAGCAGCACCGACGCCAAAAGCAGCAGCGATCGCTTGTTGGCGCAC
The Microcoleus sp. FACHB-831 DNA segment above includes these coding regions:
- the moaC gene encoding cyclic pyranopterin monophosphate synthase MoaC, whose protein sequence is MMQNFSQNPQLTHLDSQGEARMVDVSAKEPTRRHAVAAAQVRMSAATLEAIQTGNAPKGDVLATARIAGIMAAKQTSQLIPLCHPLPISKVEVSLTPDSHLPGYQIRAEVITKAETGVEMEALTAVSVAALTLYDMAKALEKGMVIESIRLVSKTGGKSGDYLREEDKSSSAYTGES
- a CDS encoding 2TM domain-containing protein, with product MPPRWPRKPDRNDPAYRRLDDRMNFAVHVGIFAACNSGLWFFHNLEKATWPWAIWVTGSWALLLAAHAVYIFAIADYSNPVTESLAAAPMGFQPKPKTKSKKPTKK
- a CDS encoding DUF3181 family protein, which codes for MATKNTSESIEALAAEIGENVYIDVAKWHLYLRDAHLHTVLAEQLYPLLTNNSLEEDRVQQILQNIPVKLGGGKREVTLADLVPMQCQVSLMDLLEEYQRKL
- the murJ gene encoding murein biosynthesis integral membrane protein MurJ, which produces MSENQKTARSLAGIAGIVAVATLISKVFGLVRQQAIAAAFGVGAAVDAYSYAYVIPGFLLILLGGINGPFHSAIVSVLAKREKSEAAPIVETITTLVGGILLLVTIVVILFAGFFIDAIGPGLSQEVRAIAILQLQIMAPMAVLAGLIGIGFGTLNAADMYWLPSVSPLLSSITLIGGLGILAIYLGDQINAPQYVQLGAQVLAWGTLSGAFLQWLVQLSAQWRAGLGTLRLRFNWKQPGVNEVLRVMGPATLSSGMLQVNLYTDLFFASNIPQAAAAMSYAGLLVQTPLGIISNMILVPLLPVFSRLAAPENWPELKIRIRQGLLLTAVTMLPLSALMVTLAFPIVQVIYQRGAFKSDASQLVGSVLIAYSIGMFVYLGRDVLVRVFYALGDGETPFRISIVNILLNAVLDYFLVKRFGAPGLVLATVGVNLTSMVVLLWFLNRKLNGLPLHEWGLPFLALTGSSFVGGLASWGVSWGCEQTFGSGNLLLQLLQLSLAGIAGLGVFTLLATRLNLPEVDMFISRLRQRFLKK